Proteins encoded in a region of the Acidobacteriota bacterium genome:
- a CDS encoding glycosyltransferase family 2 protein yields the protein MNVAVVVPCRNEAGSIEALLDALGSQTVLPDEIVVVDDGSTDDSAGVIRRWSSANTRTPARVVAGPGRGPGPAMNAGILATSADVIVRLDGHSVPDANYIEHSIAGLADARAGVVGGGWKVQPGAETRMARAIADVVSHPLGSGGALYRHPDSAGPVTVRVETVPFGSFRRELWKQLGGFDESLSANQDFDFNYRVRKAGLDVVFDRRISATYTARPTLATLSRQYFRYGYWKRQMLRKDVQAIHWRQVPPMLLVPWVLATGVMALLWPSPLSGVAAGLYPAVLTAGAVLVARRGASALAAFTALATLQVSWSAGFWRGMLGGGPPHH from the coding sequence CTGAACGTAGCCGTTGTTGTCCCGTGCCGCAACGAGGCGGGGTCCATTGAGGCCCTCCTCGACGCCCTCGGATCCCAGACGGTCCTTCCCGATGAAATTGTCGTCGTGGATGACGGATCCACCGACGACTCAGCCGGCGTGATTCGCCGTTGGTCCTCGGCGAACACCAGGACGCCTGCACGAGTCGTCGCCGGACCTGGCCGCGGCCCCGGGCCGGCCATGAATGCCGGGATCCTCGCCACCTCTGCCGACGTGATCGTCCGCCTGGATGGGCACAGCGTGCCCGATGCCAACTACATTGAGCACTCGATAGCCGGGCTGGCCGATGCGCGTGCCGGCGTGGTGGGTGGAGGTTGGAAGGTGCAGCCCGGTGCCGAGACCCGCATGGCCCGGGCAATCGCCGACGTTGTGTCGCACCCGCTGGGATCGGGCGGGGCCCTTTATCGCCATCCGGATTCTGCCGGTCCGGTCACCGTTCGGGTGGAGACCGTCCCGTTTGGCTCATTCCGCCGCGAGCTCTGGAAGCAGCTCGGCGGGTTCGATGAGTCCCTCTCAGCCAATCAGGACTTCGACTTCAATTATCGTGTCCGGAAGGCTGGCTTGGACGTGGTGTTCGATCGCCGGATTTCAGCGACGTACACCGCGCGGCCGACGCTGGCAACGCTGAGCCGCCAGTACTTCCGATACGGCTACTGGAAGCGTCAGATGCTGCGCAAAGACGTGCAGGCGATTCACTGGCGCCAGGTGCCGCCGATGCTCCTGGTGCCCTGGGTGCTGGCCACCGGCGTGATGGCACTGCTGTGGCCCTCGCCGCTGAGCGGCGTCGCTGCGGGCCTGTATCCGGCTGTGCTCACGGCCGGTGCCGTGTTGGTGGCAAGACGTGGGGCGAGTGCCCTGGCGGCCTTTACCGCGTTGGCCACCCTGCAGGTGAGCTGGAGCGCCGGATTCTGGCGTGGGATGCTCGGCGGCGGTCCGCCGCACCACTGA
- a CDS encoding exopolysaccharide biosynthesis polyprenyl glycosylphosphotransferase produces MARALRPSERAVLLAVSDTASATMAVVLATWTWSLTAGFGYSAGFVRDQAWWFIAVPLWVTALSPTRHSTIALDLRATASGLIHAGGVLLVAYLAVFFYVGSEALPRLVALYLLWNAAWLTLGGRLLLLWILTRDSFTRTVLIVGDGPAADAAMALAKEPALRDAAMLAPLRRADDQRLIAGEGIDGLAARLGVNEVIVAADGAVSAETIDQLLRCQEAGIDVVTFARVYEQTLRRVPVRHLGHDWMLTQLFVGAGPGDPSPIAKRLLDLAVAVILAVVGVVPAVIAALAVLVESGRPVLYSQMRQGRRGRPFRLTKFRTMRKDAETAGPQWSPENDPRITRVGRMLRRTHIDELPNLWAVLRGDMSMVGPRPERREFIDVLEQQAPLYRARLIVAPGLTGWAQVNTRYGDSVEGAMTKLEYDLYYVRHRSMWFDLSILVRTVGRMLLGRGR; encoded by the coding sequence ATGGCCCGCGCCCTTCGCCCCTCCGAACGCGCCGTACTGCTCGCCGTGAGCGACACCGCGAGCGCGACGATGGCGGTGGTCCTGGCGACGTGGACATGGTCGTTGACCGCAGGCTTCGGATATTCGGCCGGCTTCGTTCGCGATCAAGCCTGGTGGTTCATCGCGGTTCCTCTCTGGGTCACCGCGCTCTCACCCACGCGCCACTCCACCATCGCCCTCGATCTCCGGGCCACGGCATCCGGGTTGATCCATGCCGGCGGCGTGTTGCTCGTGGCGTACCTCGCCGTGTTCTTCTACGTCGGTTCGGAGGCGTTGCCGCGATTGGTGGCGTTGTATCTGCTCTGGAACGCCGCGTGGCTCACGCTGGGCGGCCGCCTGCTCCTGCTGTGGATCCTGACGCGCGACTCCTTCACTCGGACCGTGTTGATCGTGGGTGATGGTCCCGCCGCCGACGCCGCGATGGCGCTCGCGAAGGAGCCCGCCCTGCGCGACGCGGCTATGCTGGCGCCCCTCCGACGCGCCGACGATCAGCGGCTGATTGCCGGTGAGGGAATTGATGGACTGGCCGCGCGGCTTGGTGTGAACGAAGTCATCGTCGCGGCGGATGGCGCCGTTTCGGCAGAAACCATCGACCAACTCCTGCGCTGCCAGGAAGCCGGGATCGACGTGGTCACGTTCGCACGTGTGTACGAGCAGACGCTCCGGCGCGTGCCGGTGCGCCATCTCGGCCACGACTGGATGCTGACCCAACTCTTCGTGGGGGCCGGGCCCGGGGACCCTTCGCCGATCGCGAAGCGTCTCCTCGACCTTGCCGTGGCCGTCATCCTCGCTGTGGTGGGTGTGGTACCGGCCGTCATCGCCGCGTTGGCTGTCCTCGTGGAGTCGGGGCGGCCGGTGTTGTATTCGCAGATGCGCCAGGGTCGCCGGGGACGGCCGTTCCGGCTCACCAAGTTCCGGACGATGAGAAAGGACGCGGAAACGGCGGGGCCCCAATGGAGCCCGGAAAACGATCCGCGCATCACCCGTGTCGGCCGCATGCTGCGCCGCACCCACATCGATGAACTGCCAAACTTGTGGGCCGTGCTGCGCGGAGACATGAGCATGGTGGGGCCACGTCCGGAGCGCCGGGAGTTTATCGATGTGCTCGAGCAGCAGGCGCCCTTGTACCGGGCACGCCTCATCGTGGCGCCGGGCCTGACGGGATGGGCCCAGGTCAACACCCGCTACGGTGACTCGGTGGAAGGTGCGATGACGAAGCTGGAATACGACTTGTATTACGTGCGCCACCGGTCGATGTGGTTCGACCTCAGCATCCTCGTGCGCACGGTGGGCCGGATGCTTCTCGGGAGGGGCCGGTGA
- a CDS encoding polysaccharide biosynthesis protein, giving the protein MIRNRYLFLADLLAIIVAAWGAFGLRFGWLFLEFRPEFVPFLLAAIVIKLATFYGFGLYRRYWRYAGFWDLMAIVLANCVASAILSTFMVVLRLLEWTEGWSRWVPPLDWLFAVAMTVGLRASVRAIAETIAMRPRGGPPPTRKVLIVGAGDAGVLVAREMQKNPQLGLLPIGFLDDARNKVNQQIHGLPVLGELGALAKIAADQRVDEVVIAIPTAGGHIVRAVAERCQELGIPSRVVPGFYELLDGNVSVSRLRNVEISDLLRRPQVPAHVAGPTYLQGASVVVTGAGGSIGSELCRQVAHARPARLLLLGHGENSIFAIAGELRMRFPSVIVEVAIADVRDRERVMRIFRRCEPTVVFHAAAHKHVPLMEDNAAEAVTNNILGTRNVLDASVAAGVERFVMVSTDKAVAPSNIMGASKRVAELVVQRTARTQGGAYVVVRFGNVLGSRGSVVPIFKAQIERGGPVTVTHPDVRRYFMTISEAVHLILQAGGIGQGGELFVLDMGEPVLLREMAADMIRLSGFQESEVPIVFTGLRPGEKLNEVLWEPGAVIEPTARGDVRRVLEPTVVTEDNLDDMVNRLADAAAADDHDRIVRLFHQCVPSATLTARPRPAGPRAPAVVVQLPRA; this is encoded by the coding sequence GTGATCCGCAACCGATACCTCTTCCTTGCCGACCTGCTGGCCATCATCGTGGCCGCCTGGGGTGCGTTCGGACTGCGCTTCGGCTGGTTGTTCCTGGAGTTTCGGCCGGAGTTTGTGCCGTTCCTGCTGGCGGCCATCGTTATCAAGCTGGCCACGTTTTACGGATTCGGTCTCTATCGCCGCTACTGGCGGTACGCCGGGTTCTGGGATCTGATGGCCATCGTCCTGGCCAACTGTGTGGCCTCCGCCATCCTGTCCACCTTCATGGTGGTGCTGCGCTTGTTGGAGTGGACTGAGGGCTGGTCGCGCTGGGTGCCGCCGCTCGACTGGTTGTTTGCCGTCGCGATGACGGTCGGTCTTCGTGCGTCCGTCCGTGCAATTGCCGAAACCATCGCCATGCGTCCCCGCGGCGGCCCTCCGCCCACCCGCAAAGTCCTGATCGTTGGCGCAGGTGATGCGGGTGTGCTCGTTGCCCGCGAAATGCAGAAGAATCCCCAACTCGGTCTTCTGCCGATCGGATTTCTCGACGACGCCAGGAACAAGGTGAATCAGCAGATTCACGGACTTCCCGTCCTGGGTGAACTTGGCGCCCTGGCGAAAATCGCCGCTGACCAGCGCGTCGATGAAGTGGTCATCGCCATTCCCACCGCGGGCGGGCACATCGTGCGGGCCGTGGCCGAACGCTGTCAGGAACTGGGGATCCCGTCGCGCGTCGTGCCAGGTTTCTACGAACTGCTTGACGGCAACGTCAGCGTCAGCCGCCTTCGGAACGTGGAGATCTCCGACCTCCTGCGCCGGCCTCAGGTGCCCGCGCATGTCGCCGGTCCGACGTACCTCCAGGGCGCGAGCGTCGTGGTCACGGGGGCCGGCGGTTCCATCGGGTCTGAATTGTGCAGGCAGGTGGCGCACGCCAGGCCGGCTCGGTTGCTGTTGCTGGGACACGGTGAGAACAGCATTTTCGCGATTGCCGGTGAACTGCGGATGCGGTTCCCTTCCGTGATCGTTGAGGTTGCGATCGCCGACGTGCGGGACCGCGAACGGGTGATGCGAATCTTCCGCAGGTGCGAACCGACGGTCGTGTTCCATGCCGCGGCCCACAAACACGTGCCGCTGATGGAGGACAACGCCGCCGAGGCGGTGACCAACAACATCCTTGGCACGAGGAACGTCCTTGATGCCTCCGTCGCAGCGGGCGTTGAGCGTTTTGTCATGGTGTCAACCGACAAGGCCGTGGCGCCGAGCAACATCATGGGCGCCTCCAAACGCGTGGCCGAGCTGGTGGTGCAACGGACCGCCCGCACGCAGGGTGGGGCGTACGTCGTGGTGCGATTCGGCAATGTCCTCGGGAGTCGCGGCAGTGTCGTCCCGATCTTCAAGGCGCAGATCGAACGCGGCGGGCCCGTGACGGTCACGCATCCGGACGTGCGCCGGTATTTCATGACCATCTCCGAGGCGGTGCACCTCATCCTGCAGGCGGGAGGCATCGGCCAGGGCGGCGAACTGTTTGTGCTCGACATGGGTGAGCCCGTGCTGCTGCGCGAGATGGCCGCTGACATGATCCGGCTGTCGGGTTTCCAGGAGAGTGAGGTGCCCATCGTGTTTACCGGGCTCAGGCCTGGAGAGAAACTCAACGAGGTACTGTGGGAGCCCGGTGCGGTGATCGAGCCCACCGCCCGAGGTGACGTCAGACGTGTGCTCGAGCCGACTGTGGTGACCGAAGACAACCTCGACGACATGGTGAACCGGTTGGCCGACGCGGCGGCCGCCGACGATCACGATCGCATCGTTCGCCTCTTTCATCAGTGTGTGCCGTCGGCGACGCTCACCGCACGGCCTCGACCCGCGGGCCCCCGCGCGCCCGCAGTCGTGGTGCAGTTACCCCGCGCCTGA
- a CDS encoding YdcF family protein has translation MFLLSKVLPQFVLPLGMCLILLVWGLARRRRAPMLAALVVLLVSTNPYVGSWLMRATENWAVRPSAALSPVVDAIVVLSAGRGLAPGPERVSEWGDPNRFFGGVELFQAGKAPLLVFTAAPIAGAPDLPTEGDLLARQAMALGVPADRIAITGRVANTADEAREVASLLRARQLTSPKILLVTSAFHMRRARLVFEQHGFVVTSFPVDFALDAYDGLTLMRFLPSVDALRQTHTALRELYGRAFYWLWGAVAPR, from the coding sequence ATGTTCCTCCTCAGCAAAGTCCTGCCGCAATTTGTGCTGCCGCTCGGCATGTGCCTGATATTGCTCGTCTGGGGACTGGCACGGCGGCGTCGCGCCCCCATGCTTGCGGCGCTCGTCGTGCTGCTGGTGAGCACCAATCCTTACGTGGGCTCATGGCTGATGAGGGCGACCGAAAACTGGGCCGTGCGGCCGTCGGCGGCGCTCAGTCCGGTGGTCGACGCGATTGTGGTCCTGAGCGCCGGCCGCGGTCTGGCGCCTGGGCCGGAGCGTGTCAGTGAATGGGGCGACCCGAATCGGTTCTTCGGCGGCGTGGAGTTGTTCCAGGCCGGCAAGGCTCCGTTGCTGGTCTTCACGGCGGCGCCAATAGCCGGGGCGCCGGACCTTCCGACAGAAGGCGACCTGCTCGCGAGGCAGGCGATGGCACTTGGCGTCCCTGCGGATCGCATCGCGATCACCGGTCGTGTCGCCAATACCGCCGACGAGGCCAGGGAAGTCGCGTCGCTCCTGAGGGCGCGTCAACTCACATCACCGAAAATCCTGCTGGTCACATCGGCGTTCCACATGCGCCGTGCGCGGCTGGTCTTCGAACAGCACGGATTCGTAGTCACCTCCTTTCCTGTCGACTTCGCACTTGATGCGTACGACGGCCTGACGCTGATGAGGTTCCTGCCCAGCGTCGATGCGCTGCGCCAGACCCACACGGCGCTTCGCGAGCTCTACGGCCGCGCGTTCTACTGGTTGTGGGGCGCCGTCGCGCCCCGATGA